Proteins co-encoded in one Ammospiza caudacuta isolate bAmmCau1 chromosome 16, bAmmCau1.pri, whole genome shotgun sequence genomic window:
- the GPX3 gene encoding glutathione peroxidase 3 gives MGRCSRSSSWIVPLFLAGLVQLGRSEEREKVDCYPSVNDTIYNYGALTIDGDEYIPFERYKGKTVLFVNVATYUGLTLQYVELNALQDELRNEGLVVLGFPSNQFGKQEPGQNSEILPALKYVRPGGGFVPNFQLFQKGDVNGAKEQKIFTFLKNACPPVVEDFGNPNRLFWEPLRIHDIKWNFEKFLVSPEGVPVMRWYHRTNIAVVKNNIMTYLRRRQQENHDDQ, from the exons ATGGGGCGCTGCtcccgcagcagcagctggattgtGCCCCTTTTCTTGGCTGGGCTCGTCCAGCTGGGGCGAAgtgaggagagggagaag GTGGACTGCTACCCGTCGGTGAATGACACCATCTACAACTACGGGGCCCTGACCATCGATGGGGACGAGTACATCCCCTTCGAGAGGTACAAGGGGAAGACTGTGCTCTTTGTCAACGTAGCCACATACTGAGGCCTGACACTGCAGTATGTTG AATTGAATGCACTACAAGATGAGCTGAGAAACGAGGGGCTCGTGGTCCTCGGTTTCCCCTCCAACCAATTTGGGAAGCAGGAACCTGGCCAGAACTCAGAGATCCTCCCTGCGCTTAA GTATGTCCGGCCAGGAGGTGGCTTTGTTCCCAACTTCCAGCTGTTCCAGAAAGGGGATGTGAACGGGGCCAAGGAGCAAAAGATCTTCACCTTCCTGAAG AACGCCTGTCCCCCGGTGGTGGAGGACTTTGGGAACCCCAACAGGCTCTTCTGGGAGCCTCTGCGGATCCATGACATCAAGTGGAACTTTGAGAAGTTCCTGGTGAGCCCCGAGGGTGTGCCTGTCATGCGCTGGTACCATCGCACCAACATCGCCGTCGTGAAGAACAACATCATGACCTACCTGAGGCGGCGGCAGCAGGAAAACCACGATGACCAGTAG